A window of the Flavobacterium sangjuense genome harbors these coding sequences:
- the moaCB gene encoding bifunctional molybdenum cofactor biosynthesis protein MoaC/MoaB, whose product MVDITHKITTLRTATAQAIVTVGSAETIQAILDKKVPKGDVLEVSRTAGLFAVKNTSSAIPDCHPIPIEYTGIHFECLKESIKIEVTVKTIYKTGVEVEAMHGASIVALTMYDMLKPIDKNVEISTVKLLHKKGGKSDYDVKQSPSLNVAVLVCSDSVSAGKKKDSAGKIITEKLEKIGLTIANYDIIPDEIKEIQNNVNQLCNKKTDLIILAGGTGLSKRDITPEAIIPLIDRRIPGIEEAIRSYGQERTPFAMLSRSVVGFKGQTLLMALPGSTNGAAESIDAVFPSVLHLFQLLNGFDHGK is encoded by the coding sequence ATGGTTGATATCACACATAAAATCACAACGTTAAGAACTGCGACGGCACAAGCCATTGTAACCGTTGGCTCGGCGGAAACGATTCAGGCAATTTTGGACAAAAAAGTTCCAAAAGGCGATGTGTTGGAAGTGTCGAGAACTGCTGGTTTATTTGCGGTTAAAAACACCTCAAGCGCAATTCCGGACTGTCATCCAATACCAATTGAGTATACCGGAATACATTTCGAGTGTTTGAAAGAAAGCATCAAAATTGAAGTTACGGTAAAGACGATTTACAAAACCGGTGTTGAGGTTGAAGCCATGCATGGCGCGTCAATTGTAGCGTTGACGATGTATGATATGTTGAAGCCAATTGATAAAAACGTTGAAATTTCAACTGTAAAATTACTCCACAAAAAAGGCGGAAAATCAGATTATGATGTAAAGCAAAGCCCAAGCTTAAATGTGGCTGTTTTAGTTTGTTCTGATAGTGTTTCGGCCGGAAAGAAGAAAGACAGCGCAGGTAAAATCATTACAGAAAAGCTTGAAAAAATAGGGTTGACGATTGCTAACTATGACATCATTCCCGACGAAATAAAAGAAATTCAAAATAATGTAAACCAGCTTTGCAATAAGAAAACGGATTTGATTATTCTGGCTGGCGGAACCGGTTTGTCTAAAAGAGATATCACTCCGGAAGCCATTATTCCTTTGATTGACAGAAGAATTCCGGGAATTGAAGAAGCTATTCGCTCGTACGGACAAGAACGCACTCCGTTTGCGATGTTGTCCAGAAGTGTTGTTGGGTTTAAAGGACAGACTTTGCTTATGGCTTTACCTGGTTCAACCAATGGCGCGGCAGAATCAATAGATGCAGTTTTTCCGTCTGTATTGCATTTGTTTCAATTGTTGAATGGTTTTGATCATGGAAAATAA
- the moaA gene encoding GTP 3',8-cyclase MoaA, with translation MMENNSLLQDTFGRKHDYLRISITEHCNLRCTYCMPEDGISLTPKSHLMTADEIVSIAQTFVNLGVTKIRLTGGEPLVRKDARDVILRLGKLGVNLSITTNGILVSNFIETFKEAGIKTVNISIDSLVKDKFNQITRREYFDIVQKNIDLLLREKFNVKLNVVLIKSFNDNEILDFIAVTKSKNVQVRFIEFMPFSGNQWDKSKLVSYAEILETIQSKYTISEIERLQDSPNDTAKNFKINSHLGSFAIISSVTNPFCSTCNRIRLTADGKLKNCLFSNSETSLLEVLRAGESIIPLIEQNLLSKKAVRAGMDDDLKFQNPELFSQNRSMIAIGG, from the coding sequence ATCATGGAAAATAATAGTCTTTTGCAGGATACATTCGGACGCAAACACGATTATTTGCGCATTTCGATTACGGAACACTGTAATTTGAGATGTACGTATTGCATGCCTGAAGACGGAATCTCGCTTACGCCAAAGTCGCATTTGATGACGGCTGATGAAATTGTTTCCATTGCGCAAACCTTTGTCAATCTTGGTGTGACTAAAATCAGATTGACTGGTGGTGAACCTTTGGTTCGGAAAGATGCTAGAGATGTTATTTTGAGATTGGGGAAATTAGGTGTGAATTTATCCATTACGACTAACGGAATTCTTGTTTCCAACTTTATTGAAACGTTCAAAGAAGCCGGAATTAAAACCGTAAACATTAGCATTGACAGTTTGGTAAAAGACAAGTTTAACCAAATTACCAGACGTGAATATTTTGATATTGTTCAGAAAAACATTGATTTATTGCTGAGGGAAAAATTTAATGTTAAACTTAACGTAGTTTTGATTAAGTCATTTAATGACAATGAAATACTTGATTTTATTGCTGTGACAAAAAGCAAAAATGTTCAGGTTCGTTTTATAGAATTCATGCCGTTCAGTGGTAACCAATGGGATAAGTCGAAGTTGGTTTCGTATGCCGAAATTTTGGAAACCATACAATCGAAATATACCATTTCCGAAATCGAACGTTTGCAAGATTCGCCAAATGATACTGCCAAAAACTTCAAAATTAATTCGCATCTGGGAAGCTTCGCTATCATCAGTTCGGTTACGAATCCGTTTTGCAGCACCTGCAACCGCATTCGTTTAACGGCTGACGGAAAGCTAAAAAACTGCTTGTTTTCAAATTCTGAAACATCACTGCTCGAAGTTCTTCGTGCCGGTGAATCTATCATTCCATTAATTGAACAAAACCTGCTTTCTAAAAAAGCGGTTCGAGCCGGAATGGACGACGACTTGAAATTCCAGAATCCTGAACTATTTTCTCAAAATAGAAGCATGATTGCCATTGGCGGATAA
- the aqpZ gene encoding aquaporin Z, translating into MKKLFAEFFGTYWLVFGGCGSALFAAGIPNLGIGFAGVALAFGLTVLTMAYAVGHISGGHFNPAVSFGLWAGGRFSAKELLPYIVSQCAGAIAAAGTLFFIWSGKTGNVIDNTKAGAFASNGFDAFSPDGYSMISCFAAEFVLTAFFLLIILGATDKFANGKFAGVAIGLGLTLIHLVSIPITNTSVNPARSLSQAIFTGGEPLNQVWLFWAAPIAGAIVGGFIYKMLLQKSDTE; encoded by the coding sequence ATGAAAAAATTATTTGCAGAATTTTTTGGTACTTACTGGCTTGTCTTTGGCGGCTGTGGAAGTGCGTTGTTTGCAGCAGGAATCCCTAATTTAGGAATCGGATTTGCCGGTGTTGCTTTAGCATTTGGATTAACCGTTTTGACAATGGCTTATGCTGTTGGTCATATTTCTGGTGGACATTTCAATCCAGCGGTTTCTTTCGGACTTTGGGCAGGAGGAAGATTTTCAGCAAAAGAATTGTTGCCATACATTGTTTCGCAATGTGCCGGAGCGATTGCAGCTGCAGGAACACTTTTCTTTATCTGGTCCGGAAAAACAGGTAACGTTATCGACAATACCAAAGCCGGTGCTTTTGCCTCCAACGGTTTTGATGCTTTTTCTCCCGATGGTTATTCGATGATTTCCTGCTTTGCAGCCGAATTCGTTTTAACAGCATTCTTTTTGCTTATAATTTTGGGAGCAACCGATAAATTCGCCAACGGAAAATTTGCAGGCGTTGCTATTGGTTTGGGCTTAACATTAATTCACTTGGTGAGTATTCCAATTACAAATACATCCGTAAATCCTGCTCGTTCTTTATCACAGGCTATTTTTACTGGTGGTGAACCATTAAATCAGGTTTGGTTGTTTTGGGCAGCACCAATTGCCGGAGCAATAGTTGGTGGTTTCATCTATAAAATGTTATTACAGAAATCAGATACTGAATAA
- a CDS encoding alpha-ketoglutarate-dependent dioxygenase AlkB family protein gives MNSLFSKEPLHFSLPDADIDYYPNFFESHRANEFFEKLKNEIPWQQDNITVFGKTHPQPRLTALFGNEGKPYGYSNIVMQPHHWNPLLMFIKNEIEEICQENFTTVLLNYYRDGKDSNGWHADNEKELGRNPVIASVSFGAERYFHLQHNTIKEQKLKINLEHGSLLIMKGSTQHFWKHQIPKTAAAIGPRINLTFRIIK, from the coding sequence ATGAATTCACTTTTCTCCAAAGAGCCATTGCATTTTTCCTTGCCGGATGCCGACATTGACTATTATCCTAATTTCTTTGAAAGCCATCGCGCTAATGAGTTTTTCGAGAAACTAAAAAACGAAATTCCGTGGCAGCAGGATAACATCACTGTTTTTGGAAAAACACATCCACAACCCAGATTGACGGCACTTTTTGGCAACGAAGGAAAACCATACGGTTATTCAAATATTGTAATGCAGCCACATCATTGGAATCCGTTATTGATGTTTATTAAAAATGAAATTGAGGAAATCTGCCAGGAAAACTTTACCACAGTTTTGCTCAACTATTATCGCGACGGAAAAGACAGCAACGGCTGGCATGCCGATAATGAAAAAGAATTAGGACGAAATCCAGTTATTGCTTCGGTGAGTTTTGGTGCCGAAAGGTATTTCCATTTGCAGCATAATACGATTAAAGAACAAAAGCTGAAAATCAATCTGGAACACGGAAGTTTGCTTATTATGAAAGGTTCGACACAGCATTTCTGGAAACATCAAATTCCGAAAACAGCTGCGGCAATTGGTCCAAGAATAAATCTGACTTTCCGAATTATCAAATAA
- a CDS encoding sterol desaturase family protein — MDEIINYFSTIPSSHRALILAGGIAFFWLIETAVPFFKFSYDKWQHAGINIFFTVTTIIVNFCLAIILLKAADWATENHFGFLNWLPEFNIWIYTIIGLLLLDLIGAYLIHLIEHKVKFLWRFHLIHHTDTWIDTTSANRHHPGESVLRFIFTTLGVLIVGCPMWMVFLYQTLSVVATQFNHANITLPKKLDRILSYFIVSPDMHKVHHHYVLPYTDSNYGNIFSVWDRLFGTFKTLDREKLVYGVDTHMKPEENNKLSNLLMIPFQKRRSPNS, encoded by the coding sequence ATGGACGAGATTATAAATTATTTTTCTACGATTCCGTCTTCGCACAGAGCGCTGATTTTAGCCGGTGGAATTGCTTTCTTTTGGCTGATAGAAACGGCTGTTCCCTTTTTTAAATTCAGTTATGACAAATGGCAGCACGCCGGAATCAATATCTTTTTTACAGTTACCACCATAATCGTTAATTTCTGTTTGGCCATTATTTTATTAAAAGCGGCTGATTGGGCAACCGAAAATCATTTTGGATTTCTAAACTGGTTACCCGAATTCAATATTTGGATTTATACGATAATTGGTTTGCTACTTTTGGATTTAATCGGAGCTTATTTAATTCATCTGATAGAGCATAAAGTCAAATTTTTGTGGCGGTTTCATTTGATACATCATACTGATACCTGGATTGACACGACTTCGGCCAACAGGCATCATCCGGGCGAAAGTGTGTTGCGGTTTATTTTTACGACGCTCGGTGTTTTGATTGTCGGTTGCCCAATGTGGATGGTTTTTTTATACCAAACTTTATCCGTTGTGGCGACACAATTTAATCATGCTAATATCACTTTACCCAAAAAACTCGATAGGATTCTAAGCTATTTTATTGTTTCTCCCGATATGCACAAAGTCCATCATCATTACGTTTTGCCTTATACCGATAGTAATTACGGCAATATTTTCTCGGTTTGGGACCGATTGTTCGGCACTTTTAAAACACTTGACAGAGAGAAATTAGTTTACGGCGTTGATACACACATGAAACCCGAAGAAAATAACAAACTTTCAAATTTGTTGATGATACCTTTTCAAAAAAGGCGTTCACCGAATTCTTAA
- a CDS encoding TIGR03643 family protein, which produces MKKSRLVELDNEELERVVSMAQEERKPFEVIKEEFGLTENEVTELMRKRLPKDKFELWKKKAAGSKPKPKPIIDDFDDLDSKYYIKNKFD; this is translated from the coding sequence ATGAAAAAAAGTAGACTAGTTGAACTTGACAACGAAGAATTAGAACGAGTTGTCAGCATGGCTCAGGAGGAAAGAAAGCCTTTTGAAGTAATTAAAGAAGAATTTGGGCTTACTGAAAATGAAGTTACCGAATTAATGCGCAAACGCTTACCAAAAGACAAATTTGAACTTTGGAAAAAGAAAGCAGCCGGAAGTAAGCCAAAACCAAAGCCAATCATTGATGACTTTGATGATTTAGACAGCAAATACTACATCAAAAATAAATTTGACTAA
- a CDS encoding M61 family metallopeptidase encodes MKKLIVSALFALAVFGYTANAQMKSVAKKLPAKEQSKTIVNLNQVIAVIDLNKIKDDKVGVTITPPKFNSREIIFHIPKTVPGTYSTDNYGKLIDDFKAFDKSGKELATTKTDDNSWKISNAKSLAKVTYYVNDTYDSEVGKGFMKEDIFSPSGTNILEGKNFVVNNHGFVGYFEDKKQLTEIPYKLTILHPKDLKGATSLIDSDKSDTVDTFMASRYFDLTDNPIMYSKSDYETFMVDGMEIVFSVYSPNGVHSAKELLPDLERTMRAQKAFLGSINNNKRYTVLLYLSDDEKNDAKGYGALEHHTSTTVVFPESMDKESLEEQLKDVVSHEFFHTVTPLAIHSKEIEYFDYSNPKMSKHLWMYEGVTEYFANLFQVNQGLITADEFYERMVEKMSHAKRMNDTMPFTEMSANVLVAPYKDQYLNVYEKGALIGMCIDIIIREKSDGKKGILNLMKDLSNMYGVKKSFDDEELFGVITKLTYPEVGEFLNTYVAGPTPIPYDDYFAKVGVHKAKVQVQANPFLKDQKIPFITVNPATKEIMVVPGGKLNSFMNTLGLKGGDTIMAFNDKPYNLDNIYDLIMISQGWKTDDDISVKIKRDGVEQTIKGKVKLDFDEVEGYTFTDESKKGLNKYWLKG; translated from the coding sequence ATGAAGAAACTAATTGTAAGTGCCCTTTTTGCTTTAGCTGTTTTCGGTTATACTGCAAATGCACAAATGAAATCGGTGGCAAAAAAATTACCAGCCAAGGAACAGTCAAAAACGATTGTAAATTTAAATCAGGTGATTGCCGTTATTGATTTAAACAAAATAAAAGACGATAAGGTTGGTGTGACCATAACACCTCCAAAGTTCAATTCAAGGGAAATTATTTTCCACATTCCAAAGACAGTTCCGGGAACTTATTCTACAGATAATTACGGAAAACTAATTGATGATTTCAAAGCATTTGATAAAAGCGGAAAAGAATTAGCAACGACTAAAACCGATGATAATTCATGGAAAATTTCCAATGCCAAATCGTTAGCAAAAGTGACTTATTATGTAAATGACACTTACGATTCTGAAGTAGGGAAAGGCTTTATGAAGGAAGATATATTTTCGCCTTCCGGAACAAATATTTTAGAAGGTAAAAACTTCGTGGTAAACAATCATGGTTTTGTGGGTTATTTTGAAGACAAAAAACAACTAACCGAGATTCCATATAAACTTACTATTCTACATCCAAAGGATCTTAAAGGTGCTACTTCTTTAATAGACTCTGATAAAAGCGATACTGTAGATACCTTTATGGCAAGCCGTTATTTTGATTTGACAGATAATCCAATTATGTATTCTAAATCAGATTATGAAACGTTCATGGTTGACGGAATGGAGATTGTTTTCAGTGTTTATTCTCCAAATGGCGTGCATTCTGCAAAGGAATTATTGCCTGATTTAGAGAGAACAATGCGTGCTCAAAAAGCATTTTTAGGCTCTATAAATAACAACAAAAGATATACTGTTTTATTGTACTTATCGGATGATGAAAAAAATGATGCTAAAGGTTACGGAGCATTGGAACACCATACTTCAACAACTGTAGTTTTCCCTGAAAGTATGGATAAAGAAAGCTTGGAGGAGCAATTAAAAGATGTAGTGTCGCATGAGTTTTTCCACACCGTAACGCCGCTGGCTATTCATTCTAAAGAGATTGAATATTTTGATTACAGCAACCCAAAGATGTCAAAACATTTATGGATGTACGAAGGCGTAACCGAATATTTTGCTAATTTATTTCAGGTAAATCAAGGGCTGATTACTGCAGACGAGTTTTACGAAAGAATGGTTGAAAAAATGAGTCATGCTAAGAGAATGAACGATACGATGCCGTTTACTGAAATGAGTGCCAATGTTTTGGTTGCACCCTATAAAGATCAGTACTTAAATGTATACGAAAAAGGCGCTTTAATTGGGATGTGCATTGATATTATCATTCGTGAAAAAAGCGATGGTAAAAAAGGAATTTTAAACCTAATGAAAGATTTGTCAAATATGTATGGCGTAAAAAAATCTTTTGATGATGAAGAACTTTTTGGTGTAATAACCAAACTGACCTATCCTGAAGTAGGCGAGTTTTTAAATACCTATGTTGCCGGACCAACACCAATTCCGTATGACGACTATTTTGCTAAAGTGGGCGTTCACAAAGCTAAAGTACAGGTACAGGCAAATCCATTTTTGAAAGATCAAAAAATCCCATTCATCACGGTAAATCCTGCTACAAAAGAAATTATGGTAGTTCCTGGTGGAAAGTTGAATAGTTTTATGAATACTTTGGGCTTAAAAGGCGGTGATACTATTATGGCATTTAATGACAAACCGTATAATCTTGACAATATTTACGACCTGATAATGATAAGCCAAGGCTGGAAAACAGATGATGATATCAGTGTTAAAATTAAAAGAGATGGTGTTGAGCAAACCATAAAAGGAAAGGTAAAATTAGATTTTGATGAAGTCGAAGGATATACATTCACAGACGAATCAAAAAAGGGATTAAATAAATATTGGTTAAAAGGATAA
- a CDS encoding DUF4369 domain-containing protein: protein MRKSILALFSILLLIGCSEKESSKNFVLTGNIKGLKNGTLYIQRVKDTTLVAIDTIKISGDSHFTSEFDLQSPEMLYLFLDRGVTNSLDNNIPFFAEKGKMNIETSLDFFTADVKITGSKNQELYDEYNKVVSRFVDQDLDLIEKKYNAIIAKKTEEVNKIEEQQKAVLKRKYLYTTNFAVNHGDYEVAPYVALAEIYDINLKFMDTIQKSMTPKVSKSLYGKKLNDFIAARKKEENK from the coding sequence ATGCGTAAATCAATTCTTGCCCTATTTTCAATCTTACTTTTAATCGGTTGTTCCGAAAAAGAATCATCCAAAAACTTTGTGTTAACCGGAAATATCAAAGGATTAAAAAATGGCACCTTATACATTCAAAGAGTAAAAGACACAACGCTTGTTGCCATTGATACTATAAAAATTAGTGGTGACTCTCATTTCACCAGCGAATTTGATTTGCAATCGCCTGAAATGCTGTATTTGTTTTTGGATCGTGGCGTAACCAATTCGTTAGACAATAACATTCCGTTCTTTGCCGAGAAAGGAAAGATGAATATCGAAACGTCATTAGATTTCTTTACGGCCGATGTTAAAATCACAGGTTCTAAAAATCAGGAACTTTATGATGAATACAACAAAGTGGTTTCGAGATTTGTCGATCAGGATTTAGACTTGATTGAAAAAAAATACAACGCGATAATAGCCAAAAAGACAGAAGAAGTCAATAAAATAGAAGAACAACAAAAGGCAGTCTTAAAAAGAAAATACCTCTATACTACCAATTTTGCTGTAAACCACGGCGATTATGAAGTGGCGCCTTATGTGGCTTTGGCTGAGATTTACGACATCAATTTAAAGTTTATGGATACCATCCAAAAATCGATGACGCCTAAGGTTTCTAAATCACTATATGGTAAAAAACTAAACGATTTTATTGCTGCCAGAAAAAAGGAAGAGAATAAATAA
- a CDS encoding SRPBCC family protein produces MNNLLFDFTVDKATKTVFIDREFAADLSLVWDAFTTQEILDQWWAPKPWASKTKIMNFEVGGRRFYAMVSPDGLEMWSIQKYTSISPKTNFKMLNAFADAEENPQLPGSEWDLNFSEQNGKTKVSISIYNESLERMEKMIEMGFKEGFTMTLNSLDELFATLSQR; encoded by the coding sequence ATGAACAATTTGCTATTTGATTTTACCGTTGACAAAGCAACAAAAACGGTATTTATTGACAGAGAATTTGCTGCCGACCTTTCGTTGGTTTGGGATGCTTTTACCACACAGGAAATTCTTGACCAATGGTGGGCACCAAAACCTTGGGCATCTAAAACAAAAATTATGAATTTTGAAGTTGGTGGCCGTAGATTTTACGCGATGGTAAGTCCTGATGGATTAGAGATGTGGTCTATTCAGAAATATACTTCTATTAGTCCTAAAACCAATTTCAAAATGTTGAATGCTTTTGCAGATGCAGAAGAAAATCCACAATTACCGGGTTCGGAATGGGATTTGAATTTTAGCGAACAAAACGGAAAGACAAAAGTCAGTATCAGTATTTATAATGAATCGCTTGAACGCATGGAGAAAATGATTGAAATGGGCTTCAAAGAAGGATTTACAATGACATTGAATAGCCTGGATGAATTATTTGCAACATTATCGCAACGCTAA
- a CDS encoding ArsR/SmtB family transcription factor: protein MRRDIFQAISDPTRRGIITLIALQAMTPNAIAENFNTTRQAVSKHLRILTECEIVKQEQQGREIFYSLEIEKMKEIDKWLAQFREIWETRFNQLDKVLSTIKQQKK from the coding sequence ATGAGAAGAGATATTTTTCAGGCGATATCCGACCCAACAAGACGTGGCATTATCACCTTAATTGCATTGCAGGCAATGACACCGAACGCCATTGCTGAAAATTTCAATACCACGCGACAAGCGGTTTCCAAACACCTTCGCATACTCACAGAATGCGAAATTGTAAAACAGGAACAACAAGGCAGGGAAATTTTCTACTCACTTGAAATTGAAAAGATGAAAGAGATTGACAAATGGTTAGCCCAATTCAGGGAAATTTGGGAAACCCGATTCAATCAACTCGACAAAGTATTATCAACTATTAAACAACAGAAAAAATGA
- a CDS encoding DUF1801 domain-containing protein: MSDRKSQTVTEHINGIEVPSRDVVQKLRDIFLNANPEIAEHIKWNSPSFYYSGEMKAFNPKEYKRDLAVINLHRGKILIVFPTGNTIDAAIGLGGKDYPDGRKIVELASVEDVNQKETQLLKAINNWIDQIEK; this comes from the coding sequence ATGTCAGACAGAAAATCGCAAACCGTTACCGAACATATAAATGGGATTGAAGTCCCAAGTCGGGATGTTGTTCAAAAACTACGGGATATTTTTCTAAATGCCAATCCCGAAATTGCGGAACATATCAAATGGAATTCGCCAAGCTTTTACTACAGTGGCGAAATGAAAGCATTTAATCCCAAAGAATACAAACGTGATTTGGCAGTTATCAATTTGCATCGCGGAAAAATCCTAATCGTTTTCCCAACCGGAAATACCATTGATGCTGCTATTGGCTTAGGCGGAAAAGATTATCCCGATGGCAGAAAGATTGTCGAACTTGCTTCTGTAGAAGACGTAAATCAAAAAGAAACCCAGCTACTAAAAGCCATAAACAACTGGATTGACCAAATAGAAAAATAA
- a CDS encoding putative quinol monooxygenase, whose translation MEKFAILARLEAKPGKESEVMEFLKSALPLAQDEPGTIRWYALQIGPSTFGIFDTFETTDGRTAHLNGEIAKALMANASALLAKDPVLEMVDLLAIK comes from the coding sequence ATGGAAAAGTTTGCAATATTAGCTAGGTTAGAAGCAAAGCCAGGTAAAGAAAGCGAAGTAATGGAATTCTTGAAGTCAGCTTTACCGCTAGCCCAAGACGAGCCTGGAACAATACGATGGTATGCTTTACAAATTGGACCTTCAACTTTTGGTATATTCGATACGTTTGAAACGACAGATGGAAGAACGGCTCACTTAAATGGGGAAATCGCAAAGGCATTAATGGCGAATGCTTCTGCACTACTTGCTAAAGACCCAGTACTAGAAATGGTAGATTTATTAGCGATAAAATAA